One region of Azoarcus sp. CIB genomic DNA includes:
- a CDS encoding response regulator, whose translation MSEQENQPLPKVLIVDDSRMVRASIVKLIRGRFEFREEADGEAGWQALLVDPSIQLVLSDIGMPQLDGYGLLQRIRASKVSRIQELPVIVISGEEDDAVRERARQLGANDFITKGIGATELLARLDSLTRLAQTRRELEESRAALAKQSPVDPVSGLVTESYMTWRGEQELALARRHQADLSAMLVEIDRYDQLITTYGAHVAQLVGRKLSGILATRVRKEDTVTQIAPSQFVVLSPSTDLAGICAFALRMQQAVEKLVMTYREDRIRISVTIGVASSSVDEAQSVSELIGMAVKRAQAGRQAGGNRVVGDQGEVTQDAVDRLLRQVVSIDQLLGQIRAGDAAEIDAQLPAAVAALMPLLQLIEARLGCGIPLDRLSNYNSGSGAGAQGTQKA comes from the coding sequence ATGAGCGAACAGGAAAATCAGCCGCTACCCAAGGTGCTGATCGTCGACGACTCGCGCATGGTGCGGGCCTCCATCGTCAAACTCATCCGCGGGCGGTTCGAATTCCGCGAGGAGGCCGACGGCGAAGCCGGCTGGCAGGCATTGCTCGTCGACCCGTCCATCCAGCTCGTCCTCAGCGACATCGGGATGCCCCAGCTCGACGGTTATGGGCTGCTCCAGCGCATCCGGGCCTCCAAGGTGTCGCGTATCCAGGAGCTCCCGGTGATCGTCATTTCCGGTGAGGAAGACGATGCCGTGCGCGAACGCGCCCGCCAGCTGGGGGCCAACGATTTCATCACCAAGGGCATCGGAGCGACGGAGCTTCTGGCGCGCCTCGATTCGCTGACGCGTCTTGCCCAGACACGGCGCGAACTGGAGGAGAGCAGGGCCGCATTGGCTAAGCAGAGCCCGGTCGACCCCGTGTCGGGACTCGTCACCGAGTCCTACATGACCTGGCGCGGCGAACAGGAGCTGGCGCTGGCCCGCCGGCATCAGGCCGACCTCAGCGCGATGCTCGTGGAGATCGATCGCTACGACCAGCTGATCACGACCTACGGCGCCCACGTCGCCCAGCTCGTCGGGCGTAAGCTGTCGGGCATCCTGGCAACGCGGGTGCGCAAGGAGGATACCGTCACCCAGATCGCGCCCTCGCAGTTCGTCGTGCTGTCACCCAGCACCGATCTCGCGGGCATCTGCGCCTTCGCGCTGCGCATGCAGCAGGCGGTGGAAAAGCTGGTGATGACCTACCGCGAGGATCGTATCCGCATCAGCGTGACGATAGGCGTTGCAAGCTCGTCGGTGGACGAAGCGCAAAGTGTCAGCGAGCTGATCGGCATGGCCGTGAAGCGTGCCCAGGCGGGACGGCAGGCGGGCGGAAACCGCGTGGTGGGCGACCAGGGCGAGGTCACCCAGGACGCGGTCGATCGACTGCTCAGGCAGGTCGTGAGCATCGACCAGCTGCTCGGCCAGATCCGCGCCGGCGACGCTGCGGAGATCGACGCGCAGCTGCCGGCGGCGGTCGCCGCGCTGATGCCGCTGCTGCAACTGATCGAGGCCCGCCTCGGCTGCGGGATTCCGCTGGACCGCCTTAGTAACTACAATTCCGGCTCTGGGGCCGGCGCGCAAGGCACGCAGAAGGCCTGA
- a CDS encoding PEP-CTERM/exosortase system-associated acyltransferase yields MLLFDRFNLGHGFRKYFEIHPATDDALRDSVYRIRHEVYCEELGFEPVRPDRRETDEYDAHSVHCLLRTSSEPARPVGCTRVVLTRTDDPDSPLPFERTCAATLDRSIIDPSRLPRERIAEVSRLAVRSTYRRRRGESSADAPIHAEDFGTTVHPRFPYIPIGLYLGAIALAERAGIETLFILTEPRLASHFAKLGVDVRQIGGPVEHRGTRIPSMMDVQGIIKGMRFLLKPMWRTIHEEIETAYERVAQAGRPT; encoded by the coding sequence TTGCTCCTGTTCGACCGATTCAATCTCGGCCACGGATTCAGGAAGTACTTCGAGATCCATCCGGCAACCGACGACGCGCTGCGCGACTCCGTGTACCGCATTCGGCACGAGGTGTATTGCGAGGAACTCGGCTTCGAGCCGGTACGTCCGGATCGACGTGAAACCGACGAATACGACGCACACAGCGTGCATTGCCTGTTGCGCACGAGTTCGGAGCCCGCTAGACCGGTCGGGTGCACGCGCGTCGTGCTGACAAGGACTGACGATCCGGACTCCCCCCTGCCCTTCGAGCGTACCTGCGCCGCAACGCTCGACCGCTCGATCATCGACCCGTCCCGCCTGCCTCGCGAGCGGATCGCCGAGGTCTCCCGACTGGCCGTGCGCTCGACCTATAGGCGCCGACGCGGCGAGTCTTCGGCCGACGCGCCGATCCACGCCGAGGACTTCGGCACGACAGTCCACCCCCGCTTCCCGTACATTCCGATCGGCCTGTATCTGGGCGCAATCGCGCTTGCCGAGCGCGCCGGAATCGAAACGCTCTTCATCCTGACCGAGCCTCGTCTGGCCTCGCATTTTGCGAAGCTGGGGGTCGATGTCCGGCAGATCGGCGGGCCTGTCGAACATCGAGGCACCCGTATTCCGTCGATGATGGACGTTCAAGGCATCATCAAGGGCATGCGTTTTCTGCTGAAACCGATGTGGCGGACGATTCACGAAGAGATCGAAACCGCTTACGAACGCGTAGCCCAGGCGGGACGCCCCACCTGA
- a CDS encoding nitroreductase family protein: MAERDILFNILDLARWAPSGDNTQPWRFEVVSGDHIVVRGFDTRDWCLYDFDGRPSHMAHGALLETLRIAATGFGLDARWTIRAGCAATAPVYDVKLHEAPGLAADPLLSHIETRVVQRRPMHTTPLSAAQRERLVAATGPGFQVQFFESLAERFEVARLLWGSAQVRLTCPEAYAVHKEIIEWGARFSTDRIPEEAVGVDPMTARLMRWVMQSWARVEFFNRYLLGTVAPRIQLDFIPAMACAAHVLLRPRRPLTTHGDYVAAGVAMQRLWLTVAALGLYLQPQMTPVIFRWYAQAARPLSAKPGIDDAVRLLAGRFDALSGSGATDPFAFFCRVGSASQPVSRSIRRSLDELMTKP; encoded by the coding sequence GTGGCTGAACGGGACATCTTGTTCAATATCCTTGACCTCGCGCGCTGGGCTCCGAGCGGGGACAACACGCAACCGTGGCGCTTCGAAGTCGTCTCGGGCGACCACATCGTGGTTCGCGGCTTTGATACGCGCGATTGGTGCCTGTATGACTTCGACGGTCGGCCTAGCCACATGGCACACGGCGCGTTGCTTGAGACTTTACGCATCGCTGCAACGGGTTTCGGCCTCGATGCGCGCTGGACCATTCGTGCCGGCTGCGCCGCCACGGCGCCGGTCTACGACGTCAAATTGCACGAGGCCCCCGGATTGGCAGCCGATCCGTTGCTGTCACACATCGAGACGCGAGTGGTCCAGCGCCGACCGATGCATACCACGCCACTCAGCGCGGCGCAGCGCGAGCGCCTGGTTGCTGCAACCGGTCCCGGCTTTCAGGTGCAGTTCTTCGAGTCGTTGGCCGAACGGTTCGAAGTGGCCAGGCTGCTTTGGGGAAGCGCTCAAGTCCGCTTGACCTGCCCGGAAGCTTACGCCGTGCACAAAGAGATCATCGAGTGGGGAGCCCGCTTCAGCACGGATCGTATCCCTGAGGAGGCTGTCGGCGTCGATCCGATGACGGCGAGGCTGATGCGATGGGTGATGCAGAGCTGGGCGCGTGTAGAGTTCTTCAATCGCTACCTTTTGGGAACGGTTGCCCCTCGCATCCAGCTCGATTTCATTCCGGCAATGGCATGTGCGGCCCACGTGCTTCTTCGTCCGCGGAGGCCGTTGACTACGCACGGCGACTACGTTGCAGCCGGGGTTGCGATGCAGAGGCTCTGGCTGACCGTTGCGGCGCTCGGCTTGTACCTTCAGCCACAGATGACACCGGTGATTTTTCGCTGGTATGCCCAAGCGGCTCGTCCGCTATCCGCCAAGCCTGGAATTGATGACGCCGTGCGCCTGCTTGCCGGCCGCTTCGATGCGCTGAGTGGCAGTGGAGCGACGGATCCGTTCGCCTTTTTCTGTCGAGTGGGGAGCGCGAGCCAACCTGTCTCGCGCTCGATTCGGCGGAGCCTCGACGAGCTGATGACGAAGCCGTGA
- a CDS encoding PEP-CTERM sorting domain-containing protein translates to MTKKLPRRIRSSAIAAGLALALGWGMPAFAQSDPVLFDADGTDANTNTQTYGSFDWAVSSALIDQGIPTTGTSFNLYTHAVLDGFTDVGGDPVGDPANMNTTWEITAIAGFAETATLAGAPTIALVSDGGTPADATDDVYQFTSTINLNLDTTGTTNFFAVYYDDVIGDGTKASSLTGLGFDDGTLILSGTVSQFTSAGTFTSNWFFVDTNGNGTYDAGEEAAIDPATGDPVNADRLLDQSANGDDWAGQLTAYGEGSTSIEVDVTFQDSNFFKSLITALSQDLFFTTRNNLPVDDTNPSKSFDTDLGGGALALAGGGISLGTINCVNGPDCILETDASNSFRTTVPEPSSLALLGLTLVMLGIGRVSSRRRTV, encoded by the coding sequence ATGACCAAAAAACTTCCGCGCCGCATCCGTTCCAGCGCGATTGCGGCAGGCCTTGCCCTGGCTCTGGGGTGGGGGATGCCCGCCTTCGCTCAGTCGGATCCCGTCCTGTTCGACGCCGATGGGACCGACGCCAACACGAACACGCAGACCTATGGCTCGTTCGACTGGGCAGTATCGTCCGCGTTGATCGATCAGGGCATTCCCACCACTGGTACGTCATTCAATCTGTATACCCATGCGGTGCTGGATGGTTTTACAGACGTGGGTGGTGACCCGGTCGGCGATCCGGCGAACATGAACACGACCTGGGAGATCACCGCGATCGCGGGCTTTGCGGAAACTGCGACGCTTGCGGGAGCGCCGACGATCGCTCTGGTCAGCGACGGCGGAACGCCGGCTGATGCCACCGATGACGTCTACCAGTTCACGAGCACGATCAACCTGAACCTGGATACGACTGGCACCACGAACTTCTTCGCGGTCTATTACGACGACGTGATCGGCGACGGGACGAAGGCCAGCTCGCTCACCGGTCTCGGCTTCGATGACGGCACGCTGATCCTGTCAGGTACCGTTTCGCAGTTCACGAGCGCCGGCACCTTCACATCGAACTGGTTCTTCGTTGATACGAACGGCAACGGGACCTACGACGCCGGTGAGGAAGCTGCGATTGATCCCGCCACCGGCGATCCGGTCAACGCCGACCGCCTGCTCGACCAGAGCGCGAACGGTGACGATTGGGCAGGGCAACTGACCGCCTACGGTGAAGGTTCGACCTCGATCGAAGTGGATGTCACGTTCCAAGATTCCAACTTCTTCAAGTCGCTGATCACCGCGCTATCGCAGGATCTGTTCTTCACGACCCGCAACAACCTCCCCGTCGATGACACGAACCCGTCGAAGTCCTTCGACACGGACCTCGGTGGTGGCGCGCTGGCTCTGGCGGGTGGTGGGATCAGTCTGGGCACGATCAACTGCGTCAATGGTCCGGATTGCATCCTTGAGACCGACGCGAGCAACTCGTTCCGGACTACCGTGCCCGAGCCTTCGAGCCTCGCGCTGCTGGGCCTGACGCTCGTGATGCTCGGCATCGGCCGCGTTTCGTCGCGGAGAAGGACCGTATGA
- a CDS encoding DapH/DapD/GlmU-related protein, with product MRKIGVSEILIFLILVAVAAAGAALTTSTLAGKLPLGDFRGVVLCGIFVITFYAFAIVVYRLFLSVMPLREGDITPGSRDEFTYNVYVLFFLLLFYPITRNHVLPVPLMRVIYLALGARLGKDTYSAGVILDPILTEVGSNTIIGHDAVLFSHAMEGERLAHAKIRIGSKVTVGAKSIVMSGVTIEDGAIIAAGSVLTKGIHVHAGEVWGGNPARRLR from the coding sequence ATGCGCAAGATCGGAGTGTCGGAGATCCTCATCTTTCTGATTCTTGTCGCCGTTGCCGCCGCCGGTGCCGCCCTCACCACATCGACGCTGGCCGGCAAGCTGCCGCTGGGCGATTTTCGTGGTGTCGTGCTGTGCGGCATTTTCGTGATCACGTTCTATGCGTTCGCGATTGTCGTGTATCGGCTTTTCCTCTCCGTGATGCCGCTGCGCGAGGGGGACATCACACCGGGGTCGCGCGACGAGTTCACCTACAACGTATATGTGCTGTTCTTTCTGCTGCTGTTCTATCCGATCACCCGCAACCATGTTCTTCCGGTGCCGCTCATGCGTGTCATCTATCTGGCTCTAGGCGCTCGGTTGGGCAAGGACACGTACAGTGCGGGGGTGATCCTCGATCCGATCCTGACCGAGGTCGGCTCGAATACGATCATCGGACACGATGCGGTGCTCTTCTCTCATGCCATGGAAGGGGAGCGCCTGGCTCACGCAAAAATTCGCATCGGCTCCAAGGTTACCGTCGGAGCGAAGTCGATTGTGATGTCGGGTGTGACCATCGAGGACGGCGCAATCATTGCTGCCGGTTCCGTCCTCACAAAGGGCATCCATGTCCATGCCGGCGAGGTTTGGGGGGGTAACCCGGCGCGTCGCCTCCGGTGA
- a CDS encoding ThiF family adenylyltransferase, which translates to MDTLFDYDAAFARNLGWVTAEEQAALRGKRIAIAGMGGVGGVHLLTLARLGIGAFNIADFDTFDLVNFNRQAGAMMSSVGRPKVDVLGEMALDINPEIALHRFPTGLSDANLDEFLKDVDLYVDGLDFFSFGIRRATFAACHRLGIPAVTAAPLGMGTAVLVFLPGQMSFEEYFCLEGCDEEEMSIRFLLGLSPGMLQRSYLADPSRVNLRERRGPSTIIACQLCAGVTAAESLKILLDRGKVRAAPWGYQFDAYRNRMVRTWRPGGNRNPLQRLGLWIGRRQLRRMREQGAQRG; encoded by the coding sequence GTGGATACATTATTCGATTACGACGCTGCGTTTGCCCGCAACCTAGGTTGGGTGACCGCGGAGGAGCAGGCAGCACTGCGCGGAAAGCGCATCGCCATTGCGGGGATGGGGGGCGTTGGTGGCGTGCATCTGCTGACCCTCGCGCGCCTTGGGATCGGTGCCTTCAACATCGCCGATTTCGACACCTTTGATCTTGTCAATTTCAATCGCCAAGCGGGGGCGATGATGTCTTCGGTTGGGCGGCCCAAGGTGGACGTCCTGGGTGAGATGGCGCTCGACATCAACCCGGAAATCGCTTTGCATCGCTTCCCAACAGGCCTTTCGGATGCGAACCTCGACGAATTCCTGAAGGATGTCGATCTTTACGTGGACGGCCTCGATTTCTTCTCGTTCGGCATCCGCCGCGCAACTTTCGCTGCCTGCCACCGCCTCGGCATTCCGGCTGTGACCGCGGCGCCACTCGGGATGGGAACGGCCGTGCTTGTCTTCCTCCCGGGGCAAATGAGTTTCGAGGAGTATTTCTGTCTCGAAGGCTGCGATGAGGAGGAAATGTCGATCCGCTTTCTGCTGGGTTTGTCGCCGGGCATGCTCCAGCGTTCGTATCTTGCGGACCCGTCGCGCGTCAATCTGCGCGAGCGGCGGGGCCCCTCGACGATCATTGCTTGCCAGCTTTGCGCGGGAGTGACGGCGGCCGAGTCGCTGAAGATTCTTCTAGACCGGGGCAAGGTGCGCGCTGCGCCGTGGGGCTACCAGTTCGACGCGTACCGGAACCGGATGGTCCGCACATGGCGCCCGGGTGGCAATCGGAACCCTCTTCAACGCCTGGGGCTGTGGATTGGACGCAGGCAGTTGCGGCGAATGCGCGAGCAGGGGGCGCAACGTGGCTGA
- a CDS encoding propionate--CoA ligase encodes MTTYKEFHRRSIEKRDEFWAEQAGLIDWNKPAAQICDFSNPPFVKWYKGGETNLCFNAVDRHAAKRPNDRALVYISTETDEEKVYSFAELQREVERMAAIYQDLGVKKGDRVLIYMPMIAEAAFAMLACARIGAIHSVVFGGFAAGSLATRIDDAKPVLMVSSDAGMRNGKPVPYKHLVDEACKLAEFPPQKVLIVDRGLDKGFPKVAGRDVDYGELRAKHMDAKVPVTWLESSEPSYILYTSGTTGKPKGVQRDTGGYAVALAASMKHIFTGDAGETMFSTSDIGWVVGHSYIIYGPLLAGMATIMYEGTPLRPDAGIWWQIVEKYKVTVMFSAPTAVRVLKKQDPAFLKKYDLSSLKHLFLAGEPLDETTHKWIMDELGIPVIDNYWQTETGWPMLSAIRGIEKTPIKYGSPSFPVYGYDLRIFREDGTECGADEKGIVGVVPPLPPGCLSTVWGQDDRFVSTYFTLFKDPVIFSSSDWGIKDADGYHTILGRMDDVINVAGHRLGTREIEEAIQAHSAIAEVAVVGVADQLKGQMPMAFAVVKDASRVDSAEKRAVLEKEVMKTVDNLLGAIARPARVHFISGLPKTRSGKMLRRSIQALAEGRDAGDLTTIDDPSMLDQIKVALAG; translated from the coding sequence ATGACTACGTACAAGGAGTTCCACCGCCGTTCCATCGAAAAGCGCGACGAGTTCTGGGCCGAGCAGGCCGGACTCATCGACTGGAACAAGCCCGCAGCGCAGATCTGCGACTTTTCCAATCCGCCTTTCGTGAAGTGGTACAAGGGGGGGGAAACCAACCTTTGCTTCAATGCCGTGGACCGTCACGCCGCAAAGCGCCCGAATGACCGCGCGCTGGTCTACATTTCGACCGAAACCGACGAAGAGAAGGTCTATTCGTTCGCCGAACTGCAGCGCGAAGTCGAGCGCATGGCGGCGATCTACCAGGACCTCGGCGTCAAGAAAGGCGATCGCGTCCTGATCTACATGCCGATGATCGCCGAGGCGGCCTTCGCGATGCTCGCCTGCGCGCGCATCGGCGCGATCCACTCGGTGGTGTTCGGCGGTTTTGCCGCCGGTTCGCTGGCGACCCGCATCGACGACGCCAAGCCCGTACTGATGGTGAGCTCCGACGCCGGCATGCGCAACGGTAAGCCGGTGCCGTACAAGCACCTCGTCGACGAGGCCTGCAAACTGGCCGAGTTCCCGCCGCAGAAGGTCCTGATCGTCGATCGCGGCCTGGACAAGGGCTTTCCGAAGGTTGCCGGTCGTGATGTCGACTACGGCGAACTGCGCGCGAAGCACATGGACGCCAAGGTTCCGGTGACCTGGCTCGAATCGTCCGAGCCGAGCTACATCCTCTACACGTCGGGTACGACCGGCAAGCCGAAGGGCGTGCAGCGTGACACCGGCGGCTACGCCGTCGCTCTCGCCGCGTCAATGAAGCACATCTTCACCGGCGATGCGGGCGAGACGATGTTCTCGACCTCCGACATCGGTTGGGTCGTCGGCCACAGCTACATCATCTACGGCCCGCTGCTCGCCGGCATGGCCACGATCATGTACGAAGGCACGCCGCTGCGCCCGGATGCCGGCATCTGGTGGCAGATCGTCGAAAAGTACAAGGTCACGGTGATGTTCTCGGCGCCGACCGCCGTGCGCGTGCTGAAGAAGCAGGATCCGGCCTTCCTCAAGAAGTACGACCTGTCCTCGCTCAAGCATCTGTTCCTGGCCGGCGAGCCGCTCGACGAAACCACGCACAAGTGGATCATGGACGAGCTGGGCATTCCGGTCATCGACAACTACTGGCAGACCGAGACCGGCTGGCCGATGCTCTCGGCGATCCGTGGCATCGAGAAGACGCCGATCAAGTACGGCTCGCCGAGCTTCCCGGTCTATGGCTACGACCTGCGCATCTTCCGTGAAGACGGGACCGAGTGTGGGGCCGATGAGAAGGGCATCGTCGGTGTCGTGCCGCCGCTGCCGCCAGGTTGCCTGTCGACCGTGTGGGGGCAGGATGACCGTTTCGTCAGCACCTACTTCACCTTGTTCAAGGATCCGGTGATCTTCTCGTCGTCCGACTGGGGCATCAAGGACGCCGACGGCTATCACACCATCCTCGGGCGCATGGACGACGTGATCAACGTCGCGGGTCATCGTCTCGGCACCCGCGAGATCGAGGAAGCCATCCAGGCCCATTCGGCGATCGCCGAGGTCGCGGTCGTCGGTGTGGCCGACCAGCTCAAGGGGCAGATGCCGATGGCCTTTGCGGTGGTCAAGGACGCCTCGCGTGTCGACAGTGCCGAGAAGCGTGCCGTGCTCGAGAAGGAGGTCATGAAGACCGTCGACAACCTCCTCGGTGCCATCGCCCGTCCGGCCCGCGTGCATTTCATCTCCGGTCTGCCGAAGACGCGTTCCGGCAAGATGCTGCGCCGCTCCATCCAGGCGCTGGCAGAAGGCCGTGATGCCGGCGACCTGACCACGATCGACGATCCGAGCATGCTGGATCAGATCAAGGTCGCTCTCGCGGGTTGA